Proteins from a genomic interval of Piscinibacter sp. HJYY11:
- a CDS encoding hybrid sensor histidine kinase/response regulator — protein sequence MKFLLALVGLWLSLAAGPAAAADAVVELRQAHFSTLDDTSPDGAPTPEVVVSLPDTWRQRGLGTTGKAHYRVEFKLDALPQRPYGLSLTRISSTRRVFLNGRLIEDTHALGYGHPVRAVIPLPPLLLREGDNEIAFDVEHRIQGGLSAARLGPMSAITTEEAHLAFRTDELPRGLNLATGLLALLMLLVRWRRPSEQAMGLFGGLALLGSVRNYSYFMEVKLLPVAVGDWIYFSAQVWTLSLFAAFALSLQPDGRRPRVERAILVAALVLPVLAAITSPFGGLTPMRMVVYPFLLLGGIASLAMLWRAMRHDRSAMNVSLVIGFAVLMLSGVHDYLFQQGVLPVTGQFLIPITMPLAFGVYALMQLNRFVRAVNEVEALNLELEQRVAQRTRALQSANAAKTRFLAAASHDLRQPVAAIGLMVSLMREQVVAPALRRMIDRVDEALASMETLLKGLLDLSRLESGAARVRLERVPLQALFDAIAVHETEAAARKGLRLRFRPTALAVRSDPVLLEQILRNLVTNAVRYSEQGTVLVAARPRGGQVLLQVWDTGIGISEADQAIVFDEFVQVGNPARESAKGLGLGLSIVKRSAAVLGHPLQLRSRVGHGSCFSLLVPRADDVQPLPPVATGPAQPLAGRRITVVDDEPAVLESMAERLRAWGAEVRALDGLPALRASLPPSPDEGDCYADLLITDQRLPGGSGLLVIELVRQRCGPLPVLVATGDTSPADLSLLEASGVQVLHKPFRAEALLAAVEQALGQLS from the coding sequence ATGAAGTTCCTGTTGGCCCTCGTGGGCCTGTGGCTGTCGCTGGCCGCCGGGCCCGCCGCGGCGGCGGACGCTGTCGTCGAGTTGCGGCAGGCCCATTTCTCCACCCTCGACGACACCTCGCCCGACGGTGCGCCCACGCCCGAGGTGGTGGTGAGCCTGCCCGACACCTGGCGCCAGCGCGGCCTGGGCACCACGGGCAAGGCGCACTACCGCGTGGAGTTCAAACTCGACGCCTTGCCGCAGCGACCCTACGGCCTGTCGCTCACGCGCATCAGCTCCACCCGCCGCGTCTTTCTCAACGGCCGGCTGATCGAAGACACCCACGCGCTCGGCTACGGCCACCCGGTGCGCGCGGTGATCCCCTTGCCGCCGCTGCTGCTTCGCGAGGGCGACAACGAAATCGCCTTCGACGTGGAGCACCGCATCCAGGGCGGCTTGTCGGCGGCCAGGCTCGGGCCCATGTCGGCGATCACCACCGAAGAAGCGCACCTTGCCTTCCGCACCGACGAGCTGCCGCGCGGGCTCAACCTGGCCACCGGGCTGCTGGCCCTCTTGATGCTGCTGGTGCGCTGGCGCCGCCCGAGCGAGCAGGCGATGGGGCTCTTCGGCGGCCTCGCGCTGCTCGGCTCGGTGCGCAACTACAGCTATTTCATGGAGGTGAAGCTGTTGCCGGTGGCGGTGGGCGACTGGATCTACTTCAGCGCCCAGGTGTGGACGCTCTCGCTCTTCGCTGCCTTCGCGCTCAGCCTGCAGCCCGATGGGCGTCGGCCGCGGGTCGAACGCGCGATCCTCGTGGCCGCGTTGGTGCTACCGGTGCTCGCCGCGATCACCTCGCCCTTCGGCGGGCTCACGCCGATGCGCATGGTGGTCTATCCCTTCCTGCTGCTGGGCGGCATCGCCTCGCTGGCGATGCTGTGGCGGGCGATGCGGCACGACCGCTCGGCGATGAACGTCTCGCTCGTCATCGGCTTTGCGGTGCTGATGCTCTCGGGCGTGCACGACTACCTGTTCCAGCAGGGCGTGCTGCCGGTGACGGGCCAGTTCCTCATCCCGATCACCATGCCGCTCGCCTTCGGTGTCTATGCGCTGATGCAGCTCAACCGCTTCGTGCGTGCCGTCAACGAGGTGGAGGCGCTCAACCTCGAGCTGGAGCAGCGCGTGGCACAACGCACGCGCGCACTGCAGTCGGCCAACGCGGCGAAGACACGTTTTCTCGCCGCGGCCAGCCACGACCTGCGCCAGCCGGTGGCCGCCATCGGCCTGATGGTGAGCCTGATGCGCGAGCAGGTGGTGGCGCCGGCGCTGCGCAGGATGATCGACCGCGTCGACGAAGCCCTGGCCTCGATGGAGACGCTGCTCAAGGGCCTGCTCGACCTGTCGCGCCTGGAGTCGGGCGCGGCGCGGGTGCGATTGGAGCGGGTGCCGCTGCAGGCGCTCTTCGATGCGATCGCGGTGCACGAGACCGAGGCCGCGGCGCGCAAGGGGCTGCGCCTGCGTTTCCGCCCGACGGCGCTCGCGGTGCGGTCCGATCCGGTGCTGCTCGAGCAGATCCTGCGCAACCTCGTCACCAATGCCGTGCGCTACAGCGAGCAGGGCACGGTGCTCGTCGCGGCGCGCCCGCGTGGCGGCCAGGTGCTGCTGCAGGTGTGGGACACCGGCATCGGCATCAGCGAGGCCGACCAGGCCATCGTCTTCGACGAGTTCGTGCAGGTCGGCAACCCCGCGCGCGAAAGCGCGAAAGGCCTGGGGCTCGGCCTGTCGATCGTGAAACGCAGCGCCGCGGTGCTCGGGCACCCGCTGCAGCTGCGCTCGCGCGTGGGCCATGGCAGCTGCTTCTCCCTGCTCGTGCCGCGAGCCGACGATGTGCAGCCCTTGCCGCCCGTGGCCACCGGGCCCGCACAGCCACTGGCGGGCCGCCGTATCACCGTGGTGGACGACGAGCCCGCGGTGCTCGAGTCGATGGCCGAGCGCCTGCGCGCCTGGGGTGCCGAGGTGCGGGCTCTCGATGGCCTGCCCGCGCTGCGTGCGAGCCTGCCGCCATCACCCGACGAGGGGGACTGCTACGCCGACCTGCTGATCACCGACCAGCGCCTGCCGGGCGGCAGCGGCCTGCTGGTGATCGAGCTCGTGCGCCAGCGCTGCGGCCCGCTGCCCGTGCTGGTGGCGACGGGCGACACCTCGCCGGCCGACCTGTCCTTGCTGGAAGCGAGCGGCGTGCAGGTGCTGCACAAGCCCTTCCGGGCCGAAGCCCTGCTGGCGGCCGTCGAACAAGCGCTGGGCCAGCTCAGCTGA
- a CDS encoding sorbosone dehydrogenase family protein has translation MRLRRLLLACSLLCLVGVSHARGYTPQGECGGWPRVALATPKGWCAGLVADEREGLRLPRRLLEVAPGRFWVIDMGSWDPRRGRLLELTLGRPGERPQVRTLADKLDRPLALVRGPDGLVYIGEVGTVWRTRVPAPGGMPAREDVITGLPADGAHPLIELAFSPEGRLYLNVGAPSDACRNDAQQQPMPCPERDGERPRGAVYEAVLGGPGRTLQRLRPFATGLRNSIALAHVPGLGLLQGENSIDYPEAQTPAEELNLLREGSDHGWPYCVGARLPAKGYEGRVDCKRTSAPLQLWPAHAAPLSMLFATHGPLKGQLIVAWHGHRPTGRRVVGFAVDGQGRVAARPTEWLAGREAVPGQAPVATPAGVALDAQGHLWVVEDRNRTVLVLLPDAAR, from the coding sequence ATGCGCCTGCGCCGCCTCCTGCTTGCCTGTTCCCTGCTGTGCCTGGTGGGCGTGAGCCACGCCCGCGGCTACACGCCCCAGGGCGAATGCGGCGGATGGCCCCGCGTGGCGCTCGCCACGCCCAAGGGCTGGTGCGCGGGCCTGGTGGCCGACGAGCGCGAAGGCCTGCGCCTGCCGCGCCGCCTGCTCGAAGTGGCCCCCGGCCGCTTCTGGGTCATCGACATGGGCAGCTGGGACCCACGCCGCGGGCGCCTGCTGGAGCTGACGCTCGGCCGCCCGGGCGAGCGACCGCAGGTGCGCACCTTGGCCGACAAGCTCGACCGACCGCTCGCGCTCGTGCGCGGCCCCGATGGCCTCGTCTACATCGGCGAGGTCGGCACGGTGTGGCGCACGCGGGTGCCGGCACCCGGCGGCATGCCCGCACGCGAAGACGTGATCACCGGCCTGCCGGCCGATGGCGCGCATCCGCTGATCGAGCTGGCTTTCTCGCCGGAGGGACGCCTCTACCTCAACGTGGGCGCCCCGAGCGACGCCTGCCGCAACGATGCGCAGCAGCAGCCCATGCCCTGCCCCGAGCGCGACGGCGAGCGCCCGCGCGGTGCGGTGTACGAGGCGGTGCTCGGGGGGCCGGGGCGCACGCTGCAGCGCCTGCGGCCCTTCGCCACCGGCCTGCGCAATTCGATCGCGCTGGCCCATGTGCCGGGCCTCGGGTTGCTGCAGGGCGAGAACTCGATCGACTACCCGGAGGCACAAACGCCGGCCGAAGAGCTGAACCTGCTGCGCGAAGGCAGCGACCACGGCTGGCCGTACTGCGTGGGTGCCCGCCTGCCGGCGAAGGGCTACGAAGGCAGAGTCGACTGCAAGCGCACGAGCGCGCCCCTGCAGCTGTGGCCGGCCCATGCAGCGCCCTTGTCGATGCTCTTCGCCACGCATGGGCCCTTGAAGGGACAGCTCATCGTGGCGTGGCACGGCCATCGCCCGACCGGCCGGCGGGTGGTGGGCTTTGCGGTGGACGGCCAAGGCCGCGTGGCCGCCAGGCCGACCGAGTGGCTGGCGGGGCGCGAGGCGGTGCCGGGCCAGGCGCCGGTGGCCACGCCGGCGGGTGTCGCGCTCGACGCGCAAGGCCACCTCTGGGTCGTCGAGGACCGCAACCGCACCGTGCTCGTGCTGCTGCCGGACGCTGCGCGCTGA
- the queA gene encoding tRNA preQ1(34) S-adenosylmethionine ribosyltransferase-isomerase QueA translates to MSARAAFTLADFDFDLPPELIAQHPAPERSASRLLDGTHTPPVDRIFRELPTLLQAGDLLVFNDTRVIKARLLGAKATGGAVEALVERVLPNHEVLVHLRASKSPKAGALVRFTSGDGASHFEAEMLGRGGPEDSLFHLRFPSEPFALIERHGHVPLPPYITHADDAEDERRYQTVFAAKPGAAAAPTAALHFDEGVLAALRARGVGSASVTLHVGAGTFQPVRVDNIAEHKMHSEWFEAPQATVEAIAATKAAGGRVVSVGTTTLRALESAALGGTLQAGSRDTDIFITPGFDFRVVDVLVTNFHLPKSTLLMLVSAFAGYEPVMALYRHAVAARYRFFSYGDAMLLARARA, encoded by the coding sequence ATGTCTGCCCGCGCTGCCTTCACCCTCGCCGATTTCGACTTCGACCTGCCACCCGAGCTGATCGCGCAGCACCCTGCGCCCGAGCGCAGTGCGTCGCGCCTGCTGGACGGCACGCACACGCCGCCCGTCGACCGCATCTTTCGCGAGCTGCCCACGCTGCTGCAGGCGGGCGACCTGCTGGTCTTCAACGACACCCGGGTCATCAAGGCCCGCCTGCTCGGCGCCAAGGCCACCGGCGGGGCGGTCGAGGCGCTGGTCGAGCGGGTGTTGCCGAACCACGAGGTGCTCGTGCACCTGCGCGCGAGCAAGTCGCCCAAGGCCGGCGCGCTCGTGCGCTTCACGAGTGGCGATGGCGCCAGCCACTTCGAGGCCGAGATGCTGGGCCGCGGCGGGCCGGAGGATTCGCTGTTCCACCTGCGCTTCCCGAGCGAGCCCTTCGCGTTGATCGAGCGCCACGGCCACGTGCCGCTGCCCCCGTACATCACGCACGCCGACGACGCGGAAGACGAGCGCCGCTACCAGACCGTGTTTGCCGCCAAGCCGGGCGCTGCGGCCGCCCCGACCGCCGCGCTCCACTTCGACGAAGGCGTGCTGGCCGCGCTGCGGGCGCGGGGTGTCGGCAGCGCCAGCGTCACGTTGCACGTCGGCGCCGGCACCTTCCAGCCGGTACGCGTGGACAACATCGCCGAGCACAAGATGCACAGCGAGTGGTTCGAGGCGCCGCAGGCCACGGTGGAGGCGATCGCCGCAACGAAGGCCGCGGGCGGCCGCGTCGTCTCGGTCGGCACCACCACCTTGCGCGCGCTCGAATCTGCGGCCCTCGGCGGCACGCTGCAGGCTGGCAGCCGCGACACCGACATCTTCATCACGCCGGGTTTCGACTTCCGCGTGGTCGACGTGCTCGTCACCAACTTCCACCTGCCCAAGAGCACGCTGCTGATGCTGGTCAGCGCCTTCGCAGGGTACGAACCCGTGATGGCGCTCTACCGCCATGCGGTCGCCGCTCGCTACCGCTTCTTCAGCTACGGCGATGCGATGCTGCTCGCCCGCGCACGCGCTTGA
- the recG gene encoding ATP-dependent DNA helicase RecG — translation MPSPASKPVAAAAPGAKSAPKKAMEKLGLVRDIDLALHLPLRYEDETRLTPISELRDGLTAQVEGVVTDCQIQFRPRRQLVVKLSDGTDELFLRFLHFYPNHQKTLAAGNRVRVRGEARGGFFGLEMVHPGFKGVDEDTPLATALTPVYPTSATLPQAYLRKAVASGLKRADLSELVPPAMLPRGSWALKEALNFLHHPAPDVSLATLEDKTHPAWQRLKFEELLAQQISQLEAKNERALQRAPRFAVTRGGLQEKLLAALPFALTGAQHRVVEEIAQDLQREIPMHRLLQGDVGAGKTVVAALAAAIAMHNGWQCALMAPTEILAEQHFRKLVQWLEPLGIQTAWLTGSRKGKARKEMLARVASGEAQLVVGTHAVIQDEVQFAKLGLAIIDEQHRFGVAQRLALRDKLQAQTLEPHLLMMSATPIPRTLAMTLFADLDISTIDELPPGRTPIVTKVFSDAKRDNVIATIAEEAARGKQVYWVCPLIEESEKLDLQNATATHEQLSAALAGLRVGLLHGRMPAADKAAVMDQFKAGTMQVLVSTTVIEVGVDVPNASLMVIEHAERFGLSQLHQLRGRVGRGSIASVCVLLYTSPLSDTGKSRLKAMAETQDGFEIARRDLEIRGPGEFLGARQSGAPLLRFADLNEDAHLVPAARAAAERWLASQPERARQHVVRWLGSKAEYLKA, via the coding sequence ATGCCCTCACCCGCCTCCAAGCCGGTCGCCGCTGCCGCGCCAGGCGCCAAGTCAGCGCCGAAGAAGGCCATGGAGAAGCTGGGCCTGGTGCGCGACATCGACCTCGCGCTGCACCTGCCGCTGCGCTACGAAGACGAGACCAGGCTCACGCCGATCAGCGAGCTTCGCGACGGCCTCACGGCGCAGGTGGAAGGCGTGGTCACCGATTGCCAGATCCAGTTCCGCCCGCGGCGGCAGCTGGTCGTGAAGCTGAGCGACGGGACGGACGAGCTCTTCCTGCGCTTCCTGCACTTCTATCCCAACCACCAGAAGACGCTGGCCGCCGGCAACCGGGTGCGCGTGCGCGGCGAGGCGCGCGGGGGCTTCTTCGGGCTGGAGATGGTGCACCCCGGCTTCAAGGGCGTGGACGAGGACACGCCGCTCGCCACCGCGCTGACACCGGTCTACCCGACCAGCGCCACGCTGCCGCAGGCCTACCTGCGCAAGGCGGTCGCCTCAGGCCTGAAACGGGCCGACCTCTCGGAGCTGGTGCCGCCGGCGATGCTGCCGCGCGGCAGCTGGGCGCTGAAGGAGGCGCTGAACTTCCTGCACCACCCCGCCCCCGACGTGAGCCTGGCCACGCTCGAAGACAAGACACACCCGGCCTGGCAGCGGCTCAAGTTCGAGGAGCTGCTGGCGCAGCAGATCTCGCAGCTCGAAGCGAAGAACGAGCGCGCCCTGCAACGTGCACCGCGCTTCGCCGTCACCCGCGGCGGCCTGCAGGAAAAGCTGCTCGCCGCCCTGCCCTTCGCGCTGACGGGCGCGCAGCACCGCGTGGTTGAGGAGATCGCGCAGGACCTGCAGCGCGAGATCCCGATGCACCGGCTGCTGCAGGGCGACGTGGGCGCCGGCAAGACGGTGGTGGCCGCACTCGCCGCCGCGATCGCGATGCACAACGGCTGGCAGTGCGCGCTGATGGCGCCGACCGAGATCCTCGCCGAGCAGCACTTCCGCAAGCTGGTGCAGTGGCTGGAGCCATTGGGCATCCAGACCGCGTGGCTCACCGGCAGCCGAAAAGGCAAGGCACGCAAGGAGATGCTGGCGCGCGTGGCCTCGGGCGAGGCGCAGCTGGTGGTGGGCACGCACGCCGTCATCCAGGACGAGGTGCAGTTCGCAAAGCTCGGCCTGGCCATCATCGACGAGCAGCACCGCTTCGGCGTGGCACAGCGGCTGGCGCTGCGGGACAAGCTGCAGGCGCAAACGCTCGAGCCGCACCTCCTGATGATGAGCGCCACGCCCATCCCGCGCACGCTGGCGATGACGCTCTTCGCCGACCTCGACATCAGCACCATCGACGAGCTGCCGCCCGGCCGCACGCCCATCGTCACCAAGGTGTTCAGCGACGCGAAGCGCGACAACGTGATCGCCACCATCGCCGAGGAAGCGGCCCGCGGCAAGCAGGTCTACTGGGTCTGCCCGCTGATCGAAGAAAGCGAGAAGCTTGACCTGCAGAACGCCACCGCCACGCACGAGCAGCTGAGCGCGGCGCTGGCCGGCCTCCGCGTGGGCTTGCTGCACGGTCGCATGCCCGCCGCCGACAAGGCCGCGGTGATGGACCAGTTCAAGGCGGGCACGATGCAGGTGCTGGTGAGCACCACCGTGATCGAAGTGGGTGTCGATGTGCCCAACGCCAGCCTGATGGTGATCGAGCATGCCGAACGTTTCGGCCTCTCGCAGCTGCACCAGCTGCGCGGGCGGGTGGGCCGCGGCTCGATCGCGAGCGTGTGCGTGCTGCTCTACACCTCGCCCCTGTCGGACACCGGCAAGTCGCGGCTGAAGGCGATGGCCGAGACGCAGGACGGCTTCGAGATCGCCCGCCGCGACCTCGAGATCCGCGGGCCGGGCGAGTTCCTCGGCGCGCGCCAGTCGGGCGCGCCGCTGCTGCGCTTTGCCGACCTCAACGAAGACGCGCACCTCGTGCCCGCGGCCCGCGCCGCCGCCGAGCGCTGGCTCGCCTCGCAGCCCGAGCGGGCGCGCCAGCACGTCGTGCGCTGGCTGGGCAGCAAGGCTGAATACCTCAAGGCCTAG
- a CDS encoding Yip1 family protein, protein MNLIQRVQDILLRPAATWPAIEQETGDVASIYKNYVLILAAIPAVAGFIGMTLIGVGGFGMHIRMPFVWGFTNMVVSYALSLVMVFVLALIVDALAPTFKGHKNQFNALKLVAYAMTAAFVGGIFALIPSLSVLGLLASLYSIYLVYTGLPVLMKCPPDKAAGYTAVVVVCGIVAAIVIGTLSRAVTPTPRLTGLGTPHIEAAQGPTRS, encoded by the coding sequence ATGAACCTCATCCAACGTGTGCAGGACATCCTGCTGCGCCCCGCCGCCACCTGGCCCGCCATCGAGCAGGAGACGGGCGACGTCGCATCGATCTACAAGAACTACGTGCTGATCCTCGCCGCGATCCCGGCGGTCGCCGGCTTCATCGGCATGACGCTCATCGGCGTCGGCGGCTTCGGCATGCACATCCGCATGCCCTTTGTCTGGGGCTTCACCAACATGGTGGTGAGCTATGCGCTCTCGCTCGTGATGGTGTTCGTGCTGGCGCTGATCGTCGATGCGCTCGCGCCCACGTTCAAGGGCCACAAGAACCAGTTCAACGCGTTGAAGCTCGTGGCCTATGCCATGACCGCTGCGTTCGTCGGCGGGATCTTCGCCTTGATCCCGTCGCTGTCGGTGCTCGGCCTGTTGGCTTCGCTCTATTCGATCTACCTCGTCTACACCGGGCTGCCGGTGCTGATGAAGTGCCCGCCCGACAAGGCGGCGGGGTACACCGCCGTGGTGGTGGTGTGCGGCATCGTCGCGGCCATCGTGATCGGAACGCTCTCGAGGGCGGTCACGCCCACGCCCCGACTCACCGGCCTGGGCACCCCGCACATCGAAGCCGCCCAGGGGCCGACCCGGTCGTGA
- a CDS encoding LysR substrate-binding domain-containing protein: MTLTELRYIVAVAREKHFGRAAEACFVSQPTLSVAIKKLEEELDVKLFERGANEVSVTPLGEEIVRQAQSVIEQAASIKEIAKRGKDPVSGPLRLGVIYTIGPYLLPDLVKAAIERVPQMPLVLQENFTVKLLDMLRTGELDCAIIAEPFPDAGLAVAPLYDEPFMVAVPVNHPLAKRQQIAAEELKKETMLLLGTGHCFRDHVLEVCPEYARFSSNAEGIRKSFEGSSLETIKYMVASGMGVTVVPQLSVPKDPQPHVHYVPFSEPVPTRRVVLAWRRTFTRYEAIAALRNAIYACPLEGVQRVS; the protein is encoded by the coding sequence ATGACCCTCACCGAGCTTCGCTACATCGTGGCCGTCGCCAGAGAAAAGCACTTCGGCCGCGCCGCCGAAGCCTGCTTCGTGTCGCAGCCCACGCTCAGCGTGGCGATCAAGAAGCTGGAAGAAGAGCTCGACGTGAAGCTCTTCGAGCGCGGGGCCAACGAGGTGAGCGTGACGCCGCTGGGCGAAGAGATCGTGCGGCAGGCGCAGTCGGTCATCGAGCAGGCCGCGAGCATCAAGGAGATCGCCAAGCGCGGCAAGGACCCGGTCTCCGGCCCGCTGCGGCTGGGCGTCATCTACACCATCGGCCCCTATCTGTTGCCCGACCTGGTGAAGGCGGCGATCGAGCGTGTGCCGCAGATGCCCCTCGTGCTGCAGGAGAACTTCACCGTCAAGCTGCTCGACATGCTGCGCACCGGCGAGCTCGACTGCGCCATCATCGCCGAGCCCTTCCCGGATGCCGGGCTCGCCGTGGCGCCGCTCTACGACGAGCCGTTCATGGTGGCCGTGCCGGTGAACCACCCGCTCGCCAAGCGCCAGCAGATCGCCGCCGAAGAGCTGAAGAAGGAGACGATGCTGCTGCTCGGCACCGGCCACTGCTTCCGCGACCATGTGCTCGAGGTCTGCCCCGAGTACGCGCGCTTCTCGAGCAATGCAGAGGGCATCCGCAAGAGCTTCGAGGGCTCGTCGCTGGAGACCATCAAGTACATGGTGGCCTCGGGCATGGGCGTGACGGTGGTGCCGCAGCTCAGCGTGCCGAAAGACCCGCAGCCGCATGTGCACTACGTGCCCTTCAGCGAACCGGTGCCCACCCGCCGTGTGGTGCTCGCCTGGCGGCGCACCTTCACGCGCTACGAGGCCATCGCCGCACTGCGCAACGCCATCTACGCCTGCCCGCTGGAAGGCGTGCAGCGCGTGTCCTGA